AAGGCGGGGCAGGAGACCACATCGAAACCCTTTTCCCGGAAGAGAGAGAGCCCCGTCGGCGGCCCCCCGTAGTGCCAGTCGAAGATGATCGTCTCGCGGGGGAGCTTATCGAGCGCCTCGGGGTACTGAAGCAGCATATCTCCCCAGAGGCCGGGCCGGCGCCCCCGCGCCAGCGTGCGGCGGCACAGCTCGCCGTAATATTCGGCATAAAGGCCGCCCTTTCCGATGGCTTTCACCCGCTCGGCGCACGCAGGGCATGCCCCCAGCTGGGTGGTCTCGTCCCCGCCCAGGTGGACCCACTCGTCATCGAACACCTCCATGGCGTCCGCCACCAGATCCCAGGCGAAGGCGCGGCACTCCTCCCGCGAGGGGCAAATCTGCAGCGTTCCCCGGCCCGGCGCCTCGGCCAGCCATCTTCCGCCCTCCGAGCGGATGAAGCCCTCCATGTGGCCGAGTGTGTTGAGAAAGGGAATGACGCGGATCGGGGATGCTTTCACGAGGCGGCGGACCGTCCCGCCATCGAGGGCGCCCGGCCCGGCGGCCCATAGGGCGGAGGGGTAGGCGAAGCGGTGTTCGAGATAGAGCCCGGCGGCGGTGTAGCCCGCCTCGGCGGACCGCTGAAGCAGATTCTGGAGAAAATCCTCCCCCGGCGCCTGCTCGCGGGCAATGTCGTACATCCATCCGGTGAACTGCACGTCCGCCCTCCATCCGGCGCGGCTTGCCGCCGCATCCGGCCGGGAATAAGATTCTCCCCACAATTTCTTTTCCCACGTTTCAGGAGAAATGCAAATTCCCATGAACGCAGAGCGCGTCTCCCCCCAGGAGCATCTTGTCGAATCCGACTGGCTGGCCGCGCGCCTGGACGATCCCGGCGTCCGGATCATCGAGGTTTCCTTCAAGAACGACGATTCCGCCTACCGGGAGGGTCATCTCCCGGGCGCCCTCTGGTGGTACTGGAAGGCGGCGCTCTGGCATGCGACCGACCGCCAGTTTCCAGAGCCCGAGGAGATGGGCCGCCGCCTCGGGGCGATCGGGGTTACGGAAAAAACCACCATCGTTCTCTGCGGCGATCCGATTCAGTTCGGGACCTATGCGTTTTGGGTGCTCAAGATGTGCGGGCACGAGGATGTGCGC
The sequence above is drawn from the bacterium genome and encodes:
- a CDS encoding rhodanese-like domain-containing protein; this encodes MNAERVSPQEHLVESDWLAARLDDPGVRIIEVSFKNDDSAYREGHLPGALWWYWKAALWHATDRQFPEPEEMGRRLGAIGVTEKTTIVLCGDPIQFGTYAFWVLKMCGHEDVRILNGGKKKWAAEGRPLTQEIPKFSSAAYKAGREDFSARVGRDDVR